From a region of the Thalassospira sp. TSL5-1 genome:
- a CDS encoding acyl-CoA dehydrogenase translates to MAGRAHFHWEDPLGIDAQLSEEERMIRDAAHDYCQERLMPRVLEANRHEIFHREIMSEMGELGLLGPTIPEEYGGPGVNHVAYGLVAREVERVDSGYRSAMSVQSSLVMHPIYAYGSEEQRKKYLPKLATGEWVGCFGLTEPDHGSDPGSMKTRARKADGGFVLSGSKMWITNSPIADVFIVWGKDDEGVIRGFILEKGMEGLSAPKIEGKFSLRASITGEIVMDNVFVPAENMLPNAKGLGGPFGCLNKARYGIAWGSIGAAEFCWHAARQYTLDRIQFGRPLAANQLIQLKLANMQTEIALGLQGALQLGRMLDAGMAAPESISLMKRNNCGKSLDIARVSRDMHGGNGIADEYHVIRHVMNLEAVNTYEGTHDVHALILGRAQTGIQAFTA, encoded by the coding sequence ATGGCAGGCCGCGCACATTTTCACTGGGAAGATCCGCTGGGGATTGATGCCCAGTTAAGCGAAGAAGAACGCATGATCCGCGATGCAGCGCATGATTATTGCCAGGAACGGCTGATGCCCCGTGTGCTGGAAGCCAACCGCCATGAAATATTCCATCGCGAAATCATGAGTGAAATGGGTGAACTGGGCCTGCTGGGTCCGACCATCCCCGAGGAATATGGCGGACCGGGTGTGAACCATGTCGCCTATGGCCTGGTGGCGCGCGAAGTGGAACGGGTGGATAGTGGCTATCGCTCGGCCATGTCGGTGCAAAGCTCGCTGGTGATGCACCCGATTTATGCCTATGGCAGCGAAGAACAGCGCAAAAAATATCTGCCAAAACTGGCAACGGGCGAATGGGTGGGCTGCTTTGGCCTGACGGAACCGGATCATGGCTCTGACCCCGGCAGCATGAAAACCCGAGCCCGCAAGGCCGATGGCGGCTTTGTCCTGAGCGGTTCCAAAATGTGGATCACCAACAGCCCGATTGCCGATGTGTTCATTGTCTGGGGCAAGGATGACGAGGGGGTTATTCGCGGTTTCATCCTTGAAAAAGGCATGGAAGGCTTAAGCGCGCCCAAGATTGAAGGCAAGTTTTCGCTGCGTGCCTCCATCACCGGTGAGATCGTGATGGATAATGTGTTTGTGCCTGCCGAAAATATGTTGCCCAATGCCAAGGGCCTTGGCGGTCCGTTTGGCTGCCTGAACAAGGCCCGTTACGGCATTGCCTGGGGCTCGATCGGGGCGGCGGAATTCTGCTGGCATGCGGCGCGTCAATATACCCTGGATCGTATCCAGTTTGGTCGTCCGCTGGCGGCAAACCAGTTGATCCAGTTGAAACTCGCCAATATGCAAACTGAAATTGCCCTGGGCCTGCAAGGGGCGTTGCAACTGGGCCGGATGCTGGATGCCGGCATGGCCGCCCCGGAATCCATTTCGCTGATGAAGCGTAATAACTGTGGCAAGTCGCTGGATATCGCCCGTGTGTCGCGTGACATGCACGGCGGTAACGGTATTGCCGATGAATATCACGTTATTCGCCATGTGATGAACCTGGAAGCGGTCAATACCTATGAAGGCACGCATGATGTGCATGCCCTGATTTTGGGCCGTGCTCAAACCGGCATTCAGGCCTTCACTGCCTGA